The Candidatus Binataceae bacterium genome includes a window with the following:
- a CDS encoding glycosyltransferase family 2 protein, with amino-acid sequence MKLAEGNIDRPEISVVMPVYNEQATIEQAIAAVLDCGFPVELIVVDDASTDRTAALVQVCADPRVRLFRHMVNRGKGAALRLGFAAARNRIVVVQDADLEYDPRDYAALLQPLIDGRADMVYGSRFLGGPHRVLLFWHYVVNVALTCFANALCNLNLNDMETGMKAFVRDKLLGLPLSANRFTFEPEITIRAAQAHWRIYEVPISYSGRTYQEGKKIGWRDGVAAIAALVYYRFFDRA; translated from the coding sequence ATGAAGCTCGCGGAGGGCAATATCGACAGGCCCGAAATCTCGGTGGTGATGCCGGTATACAACGAGCAGGCGACCATCGAGCAGGCGATCGCGGCGGTACTGGACTGCGGTTTCCCAGTCGAACTGATCGTGGTCGACGACGCATCTACCGACCGGACCGCAGCCCTGGTGCAGGTCTGTGCGGATCCGCGCGTGCGGCTCTTTCGCCACATGGTTAATCGGGGCAAGGGAGCCGCGTTGCGGCTGGGTTTTGCCGCTGCTCGCAACCGGATCGTGGTCGTGCAGGATGCCGACCTGGAATACGATCCGCGCGATTACGCCGCGTTGCTCCAGCCGCTGATCGATGGCCGCGCCGACATGGTGTACGGTTCGCGCTTTTTGGGCGGGCCGCATCGCGTGCTGTTGTTTTGGCATTATGTAGTCAACGTGGCGCTAACCTGCTTTGCCAACGCGCTGTGCAACCTCAACCTCAACGACATGGAAACCGGGATGAAGGCCTTCGTGCGCGACAAATTGCTCGGCTTGCCCCTGTCGGCCAACCGCTTCACCTTCGAGCCCGAAATCACCATTCGCGCGGCCCAGGCTCATTGGCGGATCTATGAAGTGCCGATTTCCTACTCCGGGCGCACCTACCAGGAAGGCAAAAAGATCGGCTGGCGCGACGGCGTCGCGGCGATCGCGGCGTTGGTTTACTACCGCTTTTTCGACCGGGCTTGA
- a CDS encoding lipopolysaccharide kinase InaA family protein — MEGDKPAGVIGGWQLTPLDDLAELGPGGARILAETCLQNRQLLYRSRHACTYLAKLAHGAGEIELFVKVYQPARGLYRLKEKVRGSRADNVIRISRRLHELGLSSPRLLMVGREQSSGLTMLVSLRAHGVGLPQLCAEGIAMRRKRRLLAALGAEVARLHRAGLVHGDLTPHNILVQEGDPPRFILLDHDRTRPAYKLIGRRRQLRNLVQLGRFDLPGLSQTDRLRLFRSYGAGLAPGRYRAILRKTARMLAARRAKEAR; from the coding sequence ATGGAGGGCGACAAGCCGGCCGGCGTTATTGGCGGCTGGCAGCTTACGCCCCTGGACGATCTGGCCGAGCTTGGCCCGGGGGGTGCGCGAATCCTGGCCGAGACCTGTTTGCAAAACCGCCAACTCCTGTATCGCTCGCGCCACGCCTGCACCTATCTGGCGAAGCTGGCGCACGGCGCAGGCGAGATCGAGCTGTTCGTCAAGGTTTACCAACCGGCACGTGGCTTATACCGGCTCAAGGAGAAGGTGCGCGGCAGCCGGGCGGACAACGTCATCCGAATAAGCCGGCGATTGCATGAGCTAGGGCTGAGCTCGCCGCGATTGCTGATGGTCGGGCGCGAGCAATCAAGCGGCTTGACGATGCTGGTTAGTTTACGCGCTCACGGCGTAGGACTGCCGCAGTTGTGTGCTGAAGGGATTGCGATGCGGCGCAAGCGCAGGCTGCTCGCGGCCCTGGGGGCGGAGGTGGCGCGGCTGCATCGGGCCGGCTTGGTCCATGGCGACCTGACCCCTCATAACATCCTGGTGCAGGAGGGGGACCCCCCCCGTTTTATCCTGCTCGATCACGATCGCACCCGGCCGGCGTACAAGTTAATCGGGCGGCGGCGGCAGTTACGCAATCTGGTTCAACTGGGGCGTTTCGATCTGCCCGGGCTGAGCCAAACCGATAGGTTGCGCCTGTTCCGAAGTTACGGCGCAGGGTTGGCGCCCGGGCGCTACCGGGCCATACTGAGAAAAACGGCGCGCATGCTGGCCGCGCGCCGAGCTAAAGAGGCGCGATGA
- a CDS encoding glycosyltransferase family 9 protein, protein MIEPAPVASHDPPRRVLIILMGAIGDVVRALPLLGRVRRTYPQAHIAWAVEPKSAPILRNHRWLDDLIIYDRAHAPWSFLPFLYRIGRDHFDLVIDLQRHFKSGLAGWVSRAPRRLGFAPTNTKEVNHWFTTEWIPPQPNLSLKLVQYQAFADTLGLDPAPIEFGLRASVEERARIDQLLAGAPRPLLGLILGSSWPSRLYFPDSIAQVARLMHKRHALTPVLIGTGAEQALAQAVEAELGELPRVSLVGRTGLHELVAVFEACAAAFGPDCGPMHIAAAVKCPVVSLWGSTSPLRSAPWGCAELAISAPIPCHPCYLRRCPIDRECMRRISPRQVAAKLERSLAPAAIPAR, encoded by the coding sequence ATGATCGAGCCCGCCCCTGTAGCAAGCCATGATCCGCCCCGGCGCGTCCTGATCATTCTGATGGGCGCGATCGGTGATGTGGTTCGTGCCCTGCCCTTGTTGGGTCGAGTGCGGCGCACATATCCCCAGGCGCACATCGCGTGGGCGGTGGAACCCAAATCAGCGCCGATTTTGCGCAACCATCGCTGGTTGGATGACCTGATAATCTACGATCGCGCCCATGCGCCGTGGTCGTTCCTGCCTTTTTTGTATCGGATTGGGCGCGACCACTTTGACCTGGTCATCGACTTGCAGCGCCATTTCAAAAGCGGCCTGGCGGGATGGGTGTCGCGCGCCCCGCGCCGGCTGGGCTTCGCCCCAACCAACACCAAGGAGGTCAACCACTGGTTCACCACCGAATGGATCCCACCTCAGCCCAATCTAAGCCTTAAACTGGTGCAGTATCAGGCCTTCGCCGATACCCTTGGGTTGGATCCCGCCCCGATCGAATTTGGTTTGCGTGCCAGCGTCGAGGAGCGGGCCCGAATCGATCAACTGCTGGCCGGCGCGCCACGGCCGCTGCTAGGGCTAATCCTGGGCTCGTCCTGGCCCAGCCGTTTGTACTTTCCCGATTCAATCGCCCAGGTCGCTCGCTTGATGCATAAGCGCCATGCGCTCACGCCAGTGCTGATTGGCACCGGCGCGGAGCAAGCGCTGGCGCAGGCGGTCGAGGCTGAACTCGGCGAGCTGCCGCGCGTCAGCTTAGTTGGCCGCACCGGTTTGCACGAGTTGGTCGCGGTCTTCGAGGCCTGCGCGGCGGCCTTTGGGCCCGATTGCGGGCCGATGCATATCGCGGCGGCAGTGAAATGCCCGGTAGTCTCGTTGTGGGGTTCGACCTCGCCGCTGCGTTCCGCGCCCTGGGGTTGCGCCGAGCTGGCGATAAGCGCGCCCATCCCCTGTCACCCCTGTTACCTGCGGCGATGTCCCATTGACCGCGAATGTATGCGTCGCATCTCCCCCAGGCAGGTCGCGGCGAAGCTGGAGCGCAGCCTGGCGCCAGCCGCGATACCAGCACGGTGA